From Apium graveolens cultivar Ventura chromosome 9, ASM990537v1, whole genome shotgun sequence, the proteins below share one genomic window:
- the LOC141687303 gene encoding uncharacterized protein LOC141687303 has protein sequence MGKSSRDWTQIYSIYGIEDCQTLIFLLIHSVVFSTLSVLFLIYFNPIYTSLESLGFPRGAARFAAGFTGSFTALSAMCLLFAAGNIFYSSVALQSEMAHRMISVISDWSSVKHALDVGCGRGILLNAVAKQLKQQGSWGRVVGLDRRKTTVSTLRTAKLEGVHEYVTCREGDARAIPFSDKSFDVVVSSVFLHIVGKEFGQSSAAAGAERMKAVGEIVRVLKGGGVGVVWDLVHVPEYVKRLRELNMEDIRVSERVTAFMVSSHVVSFRKPCQHVMGPSEVRLDWRFHNSIC, from the coding sequence ATGGGGAAATCAAGCCGAGACTGGACTCAGATCTACTCAATCTATGGAATCGAAGATTGTCAGACTCTAATTTTTCTACTGATCCACTCTGTTGTATTCTCTACGCTCTCGGTTCTGTTTCTTATATATTTCAATCCAATTTACACAAGCCTTGAGTCTCTTGGCTTTCCCAGGGGCGCAGCACGTTTCGCCGCGGGCTTCACAGGCTCATTCACCGCACTCTCGGCAATGTGTCTGTTATTCGCAGCTGGCAACATCTTCTACTCCTCTGTGGCTCTTCAATCAGAAATGGCACATCGAATGATCTCCGTAATAAGCGACTGGTCATCAGTGAAGCACGCACTCGATGTAGGCTGTGGGCGCGGCATCCTTCTGAATGCCGTGGCCAAGCAGCTAAAACAACAAGGCAGTTGGGGCCGTGTAGTTGGACTTGACCGCAGAAAAACTACTGTATCCACGCTTCGTACAGCGAAGCTGGAAGGCGTGCACGAGTACGTCACGTGCCGTGAAGGTGACGCCAGGGCCATTCCATTCAGCGACAAGAGTTTTGACGTAGTGGTTTCGAGTGTATTTTTACACATAGTTGGTAAGGAGTTCGGGCAAAGCAGCGCGGCAGCAGGTGCCGAGAGGATGAAAGCGGTGGGGGAAATAGTGAGAGTGCTGAAAGGAGGTGGGGTCGGGGTGGTTTGGGACCTAGTGCATGTGCCCGAGTACGTGAAGAGGTTACGAGAGTTGAACATGGAAGATATTAGAGTGTCGGAGCGTGTAACGGCGTTCATGGTGAGTAGTCATGTTGTTTCGTTTCGTAAGCCATGTCAGCACGTGATGGGTCCAAGTGAAGTCAGATTAGATTGGAGATTCCATAATAGTATTTGTTAA